A stretch of Pseudoalteromonas sp. A25 DNA encodes these proteins:
- a CDS encoding gamma-glutamylcyclotransferase family protein, with translation MEALFSYGTLQQTQVQLDTFGRTLSGTKDTLLGYVLGEVTITDPKVIATSGKDVHPILVHTGLASDQIDGTVFLLTDDELTQADNYEVDEYVRVQAQLASGNRCWIYAASKK, from the coding sequence ATGGAAGCCCTTTTTTCGTACGGAACACTGCAACAAACACAAGTGCAATTGGATACGTTTGGTCGTACATTAAGCGGCACCAAAGATACCTTGCTTGGCTATGTACTGGGAGAAGTAACGATTACTGATCCAAAGGTGATAGCCACCAGTGGCAAAGATGTACACCCTATTTTAGTGCATACCGGCTTAGCGAGCGATCAAATTGACGGCACCGTGTTTTTACTGACTGACGATGAACTTACCCAAGCCGATAACTATGAAGTAGATGAATATGTGCGTGTACAAGCACAGCTTGCCTCGGGTAATCGGTGTTGGATTTATGCGGCCAGTAAAAAATGA